A genomic region of Janthinobacterium lividum contains the following coding sequences:
- a CDS encoding nitrite/sulfite reductase — MYHYDQYDHLIIKERIAQYRDQVARRIANELTEEEFIPLRLQNGLYMQRHAYMLRIAVPYGLLSSKQMRMFAHIARKYDRGYGHFTTRQNIQFNWIELEQTPDILTDLASVEMHAIQTSGNCIRNTTSDPFAGVAADEIIDPRPYAEVLRQWSTFHPEFIALPRKFKVAINGAEEDRAAIAVHDIGLTAVRNEAGEVGFKVMAGGGMGRTPILGSVVREFLPWQHLLTYIQAIMRVYNLHGRRDNKYKARIKILLKAIGVEEFTRQVEAEWVDLKDGPETLTAEEMQRVADFFNPPAYLALPELDYKAEHADNKAYVNWLARNVKPHQRPGYVAVVLSLKKTGVPPGDATAEQIDFVADLSDRYSFGELRVTHEQNLVLADVEQSKLFKLWQEAKAHGLATPNIGLLTDMICCPGGDFCSLANAKSLPIAAAIAERFDSIDFQHDIGEIELNISGCINACGHHHVGSIGILGVDKDGSEWYQVSIGGAQGNNAAIGKIIGPSFSSLQMPEVIGRLLHVYVRDRHEGERFVDTAQRLGVAPFKEHVYATPITVGNLVGEDEYV; from the coding sequence ATGTACCACTACGATCAGTACGACCACCTCATCATCAAAGAACGCATCGCCCAGTACCGAGACCAGGTTGCGCGCCGTATCGCCAATGAGCTGACGGAAGAGGAGTTCATTCCGCTGCGCCTGCAAAACGGCCTGTACATGCAACGCCACGCCTACATGCTGCGCATCGCCGTGCCATACGGCTTGCTGTCGTCGAAGCAGATGCGCATGTTCGCACACATCGCGCGCAAGTACGACCGCGGCTATGGCCACTTCACGACGCGCCAGAATATCCAGTTCAACTGGATCGAACTGGAGCAAACTCCCGATATCCTGACGGACCTGGCATCGGTGGAAATGCACGCAATCCAGACTTCCGGCAACTGTATCCGTAATACAACATCGGACCCGTTCGCCGGCGTCGCCGCCGATGAAATCATCGATCCGCGCCCGTACGCGGAAGTGTTGCGCCAATGGAGCACCTTCCACCCCGAGTTCATCGCCCTGCCGCGTAAATTCAAGGTCGCCATCAATGGCGCCGAAGAAGACCGTGCCGCCATCGCCGTGCACGATATCGGCTTGACGGCCGTGCGCAACGAAGCTGGCGAAGTGGGCTTCAAGGTGATGGCCGGCGGCGGCATGGGCCGCACGCCGATCCTGGGCAGCGTCGTGCGCGAATTCTTGCCGTGGCAGCATTTGCTGACGTATATCCAGGCCATCATGCGCGTGTACAACCTGCACGGCCGCCGCGACAACAAATACAAGGCGCGCATCAAGATCCTGTTGAAAGCCATCGGCGTGGAAGAATTCACGCGCCAGGTGGAAGCAGAGTGGGTGGACTTGAAAGATGGTCCGGAAACCTTGACGGCCGAGGAAATGCAGCGCGTGGCGGACTTCTTCAATCCACCCGCCTACCTTGCCCTGCCGGAACTCGACTACAAGGCGGAGCACGCGGACAACAAGGCGTATGTGAACTGGCTGGCGCGCAACGTCAAGCCGCACCAGCGTCCCGGCTACGTGGCCGTGGTACTGTCGCTGAAGAAAACGGGCGTGCCGCCAGGCGATGCGACGGCCGAGCAGATCGACTTCGTGGCGGATCTCTCCGACCGCTACAGCTTTGGCGAACTGCGCGTGACCCACGAGCAAAACCTGGTGCTGGCCGACGTGGAGCAGTCGAAACTGTTCAAACTGTGGCAGGAAGCCAAGGCGCACGGCCTGGCCACGCCGAACATCGGCTTGCTGACGGACATGATCTGCTGCCCCGGTGGCGATTTCTGCTCGCTGGCCAACGCCAAGTCGCTGCCGATCGCGGCCGCCATTGCCGAACGCTTCGACAGCATCGACTTCCAGCATGACATCGGCGAGATCGAACTGAATATTTCCGGCTGCATCAATGCCTGCGGCCATCATCACGTGGGCAGCATCGGCATCCTCGGCGTCGACAAGGATGGCAGCGAATGGTATCAAGTGTCGATTGGCGGCGCACAAGGCAACAATGCGGCCATCGGCAAGATCATCGGACCATCGTTCTCTTCCCTGCAGATGCCTGAAGTCATCGGCCGCCTGCTGCACGTCTATGTGCGCGACCGCCACGAAGGCGAGCGCTTCGTCGATACGGCCCAGCGCCTGGGCGTGGCGCCGTTCAAGGAACACGTATATGCAACGCCGATCACGGTCGGCAACCTGGTGGGAGAGGACGAATATGTTTGA
- a CDS encoding sulfite exporter TauE/SafE family protein, translated as MTLSYIVSGFAVGLLVGMTGVGGGSLMTPLLTLLFGVPPSVAVGTDLAFASITKSAGTLTHRLRGTIRWDIVKRLCMGALPAAVIATLALKSFGTLSPEIGQIIRYSIAGSVLLTVVALIFKGRMLAWINAHPEKQLQGNKLAAATIISGAVLGVLVTVSSIGAGAIGATLLVMLYPRMSSAEVAGTDIAYAVPLTAIAALGHWWLGSIHWELLASLLVGSLPGITLGSWVARSVPEKFLRVLLAMTLTGVAVKLIY; from the coding sequence ATGACTTTGTCTTATATAGTCTCAGGATTTGCCGTAGGATTACTCGTAGGAATGACCGGCGTGGGCGGAGGTTCGCTGATGACGCCGCTGTTAACCTTGCTGTTTGGCGTGCCGCCTTCCGTGGCGGTGGGCACCGACCTGGCGTTCGCCTCGATCACCAAGAGCGCCGGCACCCTGACGCACCGCCTGCGCGGCACCATCCGCTGGGATATCGTCAAGCGCCTGTGCATGGGCGCCCTGCCCGCCGCCGTCATCGCGACCCTGGCGCTGAAATCGTTCGGCACCCTGTCGCCGGAAATCGGCCAGATCATCCGTTACTCGATCGCCGGCTCCGTGCTGCTGACCGTCGTGGCGCTGATTTTCAAGGGCCGCATGCTGGCCTGGATCAATGCACACCCCGAGAAACAATTGCAAGGTAACAAGCTTGCCGCTGCGACCATTATTTCCGGCGCCGTGCTGGGCGTGCTGGTCACGGTGTCGTCGATCGGCGCCGGCGCCATCGGCGCGACCCTGCTGGTGATGCTGTATCCACGCATGAGCTCGGCCGAAGTGGCGGGCACCGATATCGCCTACGCCGTGCCCCTGACGGCCATCGCTGCCCTGGGCCACTGGTGGCTCGGCTCCATCCACTGGGAATTGCTGGCCTCCTTGCTGGTCGGCTCCCTGCCCGGCATCACGCTCGGTTCCTGGGTCGCCCGCTCCGTGCCGGAAAAGTTTTTACGAGTGCTGCTGGCGATGACCTTGACCGGCGTGGCAGTGAAGCTAATCTATTAA